In a single window of the Hoyosella subflava DQS3-9A1 genome:
- a CDS encoding YccF domain-containing protein has protein sequence MRILLNIIWLMFGGIWLALGYMLAGIICLILIITIPFGIAAFRIAIYALWPFGSRVINKPTSGLPSFVGNIIWLIVAGVWLALGHIVTAFLQAITIIGIPLAIGNLKMIPISLMPLGKQIVPTDQPTFPYPGSPGPYQAQHHYPR, from the coding sequence CTGCGCATCCTTCTCAACATCATCTGGCTGATGTTCGGGGGCATCTGGCTCGCCCTGGGCTACATGCTCGCCGGAATCATCTGTCTCATTCTCATCATTACGATCCCTTTCGGCATCGCCGCGTTCCGGATCGCCATCTACGCACTGTGGCCGTTCGGCAGCCGGGTGATCAACAAGCCCACCTCGGGCTTGCCGAGCTTCGTGGGGAACATCATTTGGCTGATCGTGGCGGGCGTCTGGCTCGCACTCGGTCACATCGTGACCGCTTTCCTGCAGGCGATAACAATCATCGGGATCCCCCTCGCAATCGGCAATCTAAAAATGATCCCGATTTCGTTGATGCCGCTCGGGAAACAGATCGTTCCGACTGATCAGCCCACATTCCCGTATCCGGGCAGCCCTGGCCCCTACCAGGCACAGCACCACTATCCACGGTGA